Proteins from a genomic interval of Paenibacillus lentus:
- the glyQ gene encoding glycine--tRNA ligase subunit alpha: protein MNFQQMILTLQEFWAEQSCIVVQPYDVETGAGTLNPMTFLRSIGPEPWNVAYVEPSRRPADGRYGENPNRLYQHHQFQVILKPSPDNIQEIYLESLKRLGINPLEHDIRFVEDNWEHPGLGAWGLGWEVWLDGMEITQFTYFQQVGGIETNPVAVEITYGMERLASYIQEKENVFDLEWVKGTTYGDVFHQPEFEHSKYTFEISDVKMLFTLFNMYEQEASKAMEQHLVFPAYDYVLKCSHTFNLLDARGAISVTERTGYITRVRNLARQVAATYLEEREKLGFPLLKKGGEVHG, encoded by the coding sequence ATGAATTTTCAACAAATGATATTAACGCTGCAGGAGTTCTGGGCAGAGCAGAGTTGCATCGTCGTGCAGCCTTATGATGTGGAGACCGGTGCAGGTACGCTCAATCCGATGACATTTTTGCGTTCAATTGGGCCGGAGCCATGGAATGTCGCTTATGTAGAGCCTTCCCGCAGACCAGCGGATGGCCGGTATGGCGAGAATCCGAATCGGTTGTATCAGCATCACCAATTTCAGGTTATTCTTAAGCCGTCGCCTGACAACATTCAGGAGATATATCTGGAGAGCTTAAAGCGGCTTGGCATTAATCCGCTGGAGCATGACATTCGTTTTGTTGAGGATAACTGGGAGCATCCAGGACTCGGCGCCTGGGGACTCGGCTGGGAAGTATGGCTTGACGGTATGGAGATTACGCAATTTACGTATTTTCAGCAAGTTGGGGGCATCGAGACGAATCCTGTCGCCGTTGAAATTACATACGGAATGGAACGACTCGCTTCATATATCCAGGAGAAGGAGAACGTATTCGATCTGGAATGGGTTAAGGGAACGACCTATGGCGATGTATTCCATCAACCGGAGTTCGAGCATTCTAAATATACGTTCGAAATTTCCGATGTAAAAATGCTGTTTACCTTATTCAACATGTACGAACAAGAGGCGTCCAAGGCCATGGAGCAGCACCTTGTATTTCCGGCTTATGATTACGTCTTGAAATGCTCGCATACGTTCAATCTGCTAGATGCGCGTGGAGCGATTAGTGTAACGGAGCGAACAGGATACATTACGCGCGTTCGAAATTTGGCTCGCCAGGTGGCGGCAACATATCTAGAAGAGCGTGAGAAGCTTGGATTTCCATTGTTGAAGAAAGGGGGCGAAGTCCATGGCTAA
- the glyS gene encoding glycine--tRNA ligase subunit beta, whose translation MAKDLLFEIGLEEMPARFIRGAMEQLSDRTVKWLDEHLIQHGEVAVYATPRRLAVLVKDVAEKQEDVHEEVKGPSRKIALDENGQWSKAALGFARSQGADPEQFTFKELGGTEYVYVSKSRTGVETSSIIAGGLSEILHAMNFPKNMRWGSYDFKFVRPIRWLVALFGNQVVDIEIAGVKSGNVTRGHRFLGGEIEIGQPADYVEALRKGHVVADVGERQEMILQQINSLAKEQGWNISVKEDLLEEVLFLVETPTVLYGTFEESFLHIPQEVLITSMREHQRYFPVLNDAGELLPYFVTVRNGNADHIEVIAKGNEKVLRARLSDAKFFYEEDQKLAIKDALSKLESIVFHEELGTVGDKVRRIRRNAEKLVIELGTDTGTAEAVNRTAEICKFDLVTQMVYEFPELQGVMGEDYARKAGESDAVAKAIFEHYQPRFAGDAVPASEVGSIVSIADKIDTIVGCFSIGIVPTGSQDPYGLRRQAAGIVQIILEHKLSLTLPALFGIALETHQHFHDLKRSKEEILKDLTDFFGLRIKKTLSDHVRYDVVDAVISAGYDDVVSVMARGETLMAAVNNQDDFKTTVESFGRVSNLAMKASSEKVRSDLLNEPAETQLYEAWKSLTNEYNEALGQRDAVKALQLISSLKGDITLFFDNVMVMAEDETIRANRLALLKAIDEDLSIFADFSKLVWA comes from the coding sequence ATGGCTAAAGATTTATTATTTGAAATCGGTCTTGAGGAAATGCCGGCCCGTTTTATTCGTGGTGCTATGGAGCAATTGAGCGATCGGACGGTGAAATGGCTGGACGAGCATCTGATCCAGCATGGAGAAGTTGCTGTATATGCAACCCCTCGTCGCCTGGCCGTACTCGTCAAAGATGTCGCTGAGAAGCAAGAGGACGTTCACGAAGAGGTGAAGGGTCCCTCGCGTAAAATCGCCTTGGACGAAAATGGACAGTGGAGCAAGGCAGCGCTTGGTTTTGCGCGGAGTCAAGGCGCAGATCCGGAGCAATTCACCTTTAAAGAGCTCGGAGGTACCGAGTACGTATATGTCAGCAAGAGCCGAACCGGCGTTGAGACTTCTTCGATCATAGCGGGGGGATTGTCGGAAATTTTGCATGCGATGAATTTCCCTAAAAATATGCGTTGGGGCAGTTATGATTTTAAATTTGTCCGGCCGATCCGCTGGTTGGTAGCTTTGTTTGGAAATCAGGTTGTCGATATCGAAATCGCGGGTGTAAAGTCAGGAAATGTTACGCGCGGACATCGTTTCCTCGGTGGTGAGATCGAGATCGGACAGCCAGCTGATTATGTGGAGGCGCTCCGTAAAGGACACGTGGTCGCCGATGTGGGTGAGCGGCAGGAAATGATACTGCAGCAAATTAATAGCTTGGCAAAAGAGCAAGGCTGGAATATTTCGGTGAAGGAAGATTTGCTGGAAGAGGTACTATTCTTGGTGGAGACGCCGACAGTGTTATATGGCACGTTTGAGGAATCATTCCTTCATATTCCACAGGAGGTACTGATTACTTCAATGCGTGAGCATCAACGTTATTTCCCGGTACTGAATGATGCGGGGGAGCTTCTTCCTTATTTTGTGACCGTGCGGAATGGTAATGCTGATCATATAGAAGTTATTGCCAAGGGCAATGAGAAAGTACTGCGGGCTCGGTTGTCCGATGCTAAATTTTTCTATGAAGAGGATCAGAAGCTGGCAATTAAGGATGCTCTATCGAAGCTGGAAAGCATCGTCTTCCATGAGGAGCTTGGCACAGTTGGCGATAAAGTACGCCGTATCCGGCGTAATGCCGAGAAGCTGGTAATCGAGCTAGGGACCGATACGGGAACCGCTGAAGCGGTTAACCGCACGGCGGAAATTTGCAAATTTGATCTCGTTACCCAAATGGTCTACGAATTCCCTGAGCTGCAGGGCGTGATGGGCGAAGATTATGCTCGCAAGGCCGGAGAATCGGATGCTGTGGCGAAAGCGATCTTCGAGCATTATCAGCCTAGATTTGCTGGCGATGCGGTTCCGGCCTCGGAAGTAGGTTCGATAGTCAGTATTGCTGATAAGATCGATACCATCGTAGGCTGCTTCTCCATCGGCATTGTTCCGACGGGGTCGCAAGATCCTTACGGTCTTCGCCGCCAGGCTGCGGGAATCGTGCAGATCATTCTAGAGCACAAACTATCGTTAACGCTTCCTGCGCTATTCGGAATCGCCTTGGAAACACACCAGCATTTCCATGATTTGAAACGCTCTAAGGAAGAGATATTAAAAGATTTGACGGACTTCTTCGGACTTCGTATTAAGAAGACGCTGTCCGATCATGTCCGTTATGATGTCGTAGATGCGGTTATCTCGGCGGGCTATGATGATGTTGTTTCCGTGATGGCCAGAGGTGAAACGCTGATGGCCGCGGTGAACAATCAAGATGATTTCAAAACGACGGTTGAATCGTTTGGCCGAGTCAGCAACTTGGCCATGAAGGCATCTTCTGAGAAAGTGCGCTCGGATTTATTGAATGAGCCGGCAGAAACACAGCTGTATGAAGCCTGGAAGTCGTTGACGAATGAATATAACGAGGCGTTGGGACAACGGGATGCCGTCAAGGCTCTGCAGTTGATTTCTAGCCTGAAAGGCGATATTACTTTGTTCTTCGACAATGTCATGGTTATGGCTGAGGATGAAACGATTCGGGCCAATCGTTTGGCCTTGCTTAAAGCCATCGATGAAGATTTGAGCATATTTGCTGACTTTAGCAAGCTTGTTTGGGCATAA